The following proteins come from a genomic window of Lolium rigidum isolate FL_2022 chromosome 5, APGP_CSIRO_Lrig_0.1, whole genome shotgun sequence:
- the LOC124651373 gene encoding L-lactate dehydrogenase A-like: MHKTSSLSDLGFDAAGASSGFFRPVADDSTHSSSSAPHRRLTKVSVIGAGNVGMAIAQTILTQNLADEIALVDALPDKLRGEALDLQHAAAFLPRVRIVSGTDHAVTACSDLVVVTAGARQNPGEARLSLLRRNVELFRKIVPPVAEHSPDALLLVVSNPVDVLTYVAWKLSGFPASRVIGSGTNLDSSRFRFLVAEHLDVNAQDVQAYMVGEHGDSSLAIWSTISVAGMPAFKSLRDSHHSFDEAALEGIRRAVVGGAYEVIGLKGYTSWAIGYSVASLAASLLRDQRRVHPVSVLASGFHGISDGHDVFLSLPARLGRGGVLGVAEMDLTEVEAAQLRRSAKTLWENCQLLDL; encoded by the exons atgcacaagACGTCATCTCTGTCGGACCTGGGCTTCGACGCCGCCGGCGCCTCATCAGGCTTCTTCCGCCCGGTAGCCGACGACAGCACCCACTCCTCCAGCTCCGCCCCGCACCGCCGCCTCACCAAGGTCTCCGTCATCGGCGCGGGCAACGTGGGCATGGCCATCGCGCAGACGATCCTCACCCAGAACCTGGCCGACGAGATCGCGCTGGTCGACGCGCTCCCCGACAAGCTCCGCGGCGAGGCGCTCGACCTGCAGCACGCCGCCGCGTTCCTCCCGCGCGTCCGTATCGTCTCCGGCACCGACCACGCCGTCACCGCGTGCTCCGACCTCGTGGTCGTCACGGCCGGCGCGAGGCAGAACCCGGGGGAGGCCAGGCTGAGCCTGCTGCGGCGGAACGTGGAGCTGTTCCGGAAGATCGTGCCGCCCGTGGCCGAGCACTCCCCGGACGCGCTGCTGCTCGTGGTCTCCAACCCCGTGGACGTGCTGACGTATGTGGCCTGGAAGCTGTCCGGGTTCCCGGCCAGCAGGGTGATTGGGTCCGGGACGAACCTCGATTCGTCCAGGTTCAGGTTCCTCGTCGCCGAGCACCTCGACGTCAACGCGCAGGACGTCCAG GCATACATGGTGGGGGAGCACGGCGACAGCTCGCTGGCGATCTGGTCGACCATTAGTGTCGCCGGGATGCCGGCTTTCAAGTCCCTGCGGGACAGCCACCATTCCTTCGACGAGGCGGCGCTGGAGGGCATCAGACGTGCCGTGGTGGGCGGCGCCTACGAGGTGATCGGACTGAAGGGATACACCTCCTGGGCCATCGGCTACTCCGTCGCCAGTTTGGCGGCCTCCCTCCTCCGTGACCAGCGCCGGGTGCACCCAGTCTCCGTCCTCGCCTCCGGCTTCCACGGCATCTCGGACGGTCATGATGTGTTCCTCAGCCTCCCCGCCCGGCTCGGCcgcggcggcgtcctcggcgtcgcCGAGATGGACCTCACCGAGGTCGAGGCCGCGCAGCTCCGGCGCTCCGCAAAGACGCTCTGGGAGAACTGCCAGCTCCTCGATCTCTGA